In one window of Carassius auratus strain Wakin chromosome 28, ASM336829v1, whole genome shotgun sequence DNA:
- the LOC113047176 gene encoding myosin regulatory light chain 2, skeletal muscle isoform-like, with protein sequence MAPKKAKRRAGGGEGSSNVFSMFEQSQIQEYKEAFTIIDQNRDGIISKDDLRDVLASMGQLNVKNEELEAMIKEASGPINFTVFLTMFGEKLKGADPEDVIVSAFKVLDPEGTGFIKKQFLEELLTTQCDRFSAEEMKNLWAAFPPDVAGNVDYKNICYVITHGEEKEE encoded by the exons ATG gCACCCAAGAAGGCCAAGAGGAGGGCAGGAGGAGGAGAGGGCTCCTCCAATGTGTTCTCCATGTTTGAGCAGAGCCAGATTCAGGAGTACAAAGAG GCTTTCACAATCATTGACCAGAACAGAGACGGTATCATCAGCAAAGACGACCTTAGGGACGTGTTGGCCTCAATGG GCCAACTGAACGTGAAGAATGAGGAGCTGGAGGCCATGATCAAGGAAGCCAGCGGCCCAATCAACTTCACCGTTTTCCTCACCATGTTTGGAGAGAAGCTGAAGG GTGCTGACCCCGAAGACGTCATTGTGTCTGCCTTCAAGGTGCTGGACCCAGAGGGCACCGGCTTCATCAAGAAGCAATT CCTTGAGGAGCTTCTGACCACTCAGTGCGACAGGTTCTCCGCAGAGGAG ATGAAGAATCTGTGGGCCGCCTTCCCCCCAGATGTTGCTGGCAATGTTGACTACAAGAACATCTGCTACGTCATCACACACGGAGAGGAGAAGGAGGAGTAA
- the LOC113047169 gene encoding LOW QUALITY PROTEIN: CD2 antigen cytoplasmic tail-binding protein 2-like (The sequence of the model RefSeq protein was modified relative to this genomic sequence to represent the inferred CDS: inserted 2 bases in 2 codons), producing MSKRKVTFEDGDGEITLEDVPKKKIVDGVIGPGSRFKEKHSLDSDEEDEGEEREYSSKYDILASDDVEGQEMATIDYDEGVRITPFNLTEEMQEGHFDSEGNYFVNKEEDIRDNWLDNIDWVKIKEQPXEKEKGLAAKRKRRIGDEDEAEEEXKREEQQKDGEEDEEEEEEKGPAEDPLATYSHHQLAEAVIELMLPGETVAAALRRLGGLGGRKKKGRLREGEEEKKETLNRDADKLDKLTALADRLVGIGEFEIYQQTYEKLAYKLKGMTRGKAAKILEDDEEEKDELDMFGEDFDEKQAAEKVEDKDNSRVSDEVMWEYKWDNEENSELYGPFSSQQMQGWVDEGYFKDGVYCRRIEQEGAPFYNSKRIDFELYT from the exons ATGTCGAAAAGGAAAGTGAcatttgaggatggagatggggAGATTACTTTGGAAGATGTTCCGAAGAAGAAG ATTGTTGATGGCGTGATTGGCCCAGGATCCAGATTTAAGGAGAAACACTCTTTGGACAGTGATGAGGAAGATGAAGGAGAGGAAAGAGAATATAGCAGCAAATATGACATCCTTGCCAGTGACGATGTGGAAG GGCAGGAAATGGCAACCATTGACTATGACGAGGGTGTCCGCATCACCCCTTTCAACCTCACCGAGGAAATGCAGGAGGGACACTTTGATTCAGAGGGCAACTATTTTGTCAACAAAGAGGAAGATATCAGAGACAACTGGCTGGACAATATCGACTGG GTGAAGATAAAAGAGCAGC GTGAAAAAGAAAAAGGCCTCGCAGCTAAGCGGAAGAGAAGAATTGGTGATGAAGATGAAGCAGAAGAGG ATAAACGTGAGGAACAGCAGAAAGACggtgaggaagatgaggaggaagaagaggagaaagGACCTGCAGAAGACCCTCTGGCCACGTACAGCCATCATCAGCTCGCAGAAGCCGTCATTGAGCTGATGCTGCCGGGAGAAACAGTGGCTGCTGCTCTGAGAAGACTTGGTGGTCTTGGAGGACGCAAGAAGAAAGGGCGACTGAGAGAAGGGGAGGAGGAGAAAAAAGAGACTTTGAACAGAGACGCTGATAAACTGGACAAACTGACAGCATTGGCAGATAGACTGGTGGGGATCGGAGAATTTGAAATTTATCAGCAGACTTATGAAAAGCTTGCCTACAAGCTGAAGGGGATGACTCGAGGAAAGGCAGCCAAGATACTagaggatgatgaagaggagaAAGATGAGCTAGACATGTTCGGCGAGGATTTTGATGAGAAGCAAGCTGCAGAAAAGGTTGAGGATAAAGACAACAGCAGAG TCAGTGATGAGGTCATGTGGGAGTACAAATGGGACAATGAGGAAAACTCTGAGCTCTATGGGCCCTTCAGCAGCCAACAGATGCAG GGCTGGGTGGACGAGGGCTACTTCAAGGACGGAGTATATTGTAGGAGGATTGAGCAAGAAGGTGCCCCGTTCTACAACTCAAAGAGAATAGACTTTGAACTTTATACATGA
- the LOC113047166 gene encoding uncharacterized protein YMR317W-like, whose amino-acid sequence MTLHWKSNGWKETFVQVRKKRKEVSIMQPLQDSNVPKDDKMTNKMGRDKTIRGQLRKNLKCRTSLTSSNEVDATDTTSSQDGTQNVLIDKTMNGSSEEFEKSIETRKTRRHLKNTADALQRRNIRPLKHRFEELGVTSVVDPAGPSQPSKRTLLRSEQSVISAEEQESCISGLKARREIKALPSPGSTAPVHSERKLSRPTKNLIRSRRKDGSVAKRRGTIGGNSEAESQEKTTEAVPVVSLSGSGPSRLLRSYSCPEIPSLVFSDCHFPRSHTHDISTTSPSRKSSPAPLPIHLHSPSKRTRRHTVCSVEIEREIAPLCLRKEVYPSSRGSPLCPFSPYSPSTSLTALASCFLSSPLAFLSKGSSQGRSHTSDTSSGSVSDAFSFVASSSSSSSSPSSFSPLFSSTLTSCHALTGPSSVTPSPETPSTSVSSLCSAFSQSSLEGDSRLHQMECEESLEEERSSFDCKLSAAFSEEKALSDSEIKTEIKDGQRGKVSSIRIRKKIPKPQNNLTPMGLPKVIRVKKKDFSLEEIYTNKNFSKPPDGRLETIFEVPLNRRDGSQAVVGPKKVKRFVEFPELGVARKPKKPLVGVISGGGAQRSAGICRTRRGVEASSRMEDSLNLQQLESLLCSKLEELDTWMALQQVAG is encoded by the exons atgaCATTGCATTGGAAATCAAACGGGTGGAAGGAAACATTTGTTCAGGTTAGGAAAAAGAGGAAAGAGGTGTCTATAATGCAACCACTCCAAGACTCAAACGTGCCAAAAGATGACAAGATGACAAATAAAATGGGACGGGACAAGACAATTAGAGGTCAGttgagaaaaaatttaaaatgtaggaCTTCACTGACCTCTAGCAATGAAGTTGATGCCACCGATACTACATCCTCTCAAGATGGTACTCAGAATGTCCTGATTGACAAGACCATGAATGGTTCATCAGAAGAGTTTGAGAAGTCCATCGAAACACGAAAAACAAGACGGCATCTTAAAAATACAGCCGATGCTTTGCAGAGGAGAAACATTCGTCCACTCAAGCACAGGTTTGAGGAACTTGGCGTGACTTCAGTGGTTGATCCAGCGGGACCAAGTCAGCCTTCAAAAAGAACACTACTGCGCAGCGAACAATCAGTTATTTCGGCTGAGGAGCAGGAGTCCTGTATTTCTGGACTGAAAGCAAGAAGAGAAATAAAGGCACTTCCGTCACCTGGTTCGACAGCTCCAGTGCATTCAGAAAGAAAACTAAGCAGACCCACAAAGAATTTAATCCGATCAAGAAGAAAAGATGGTTCGGTTGCAAAAAGGAGAGGTACTATTGGAGGTAACAGTGAAGCGGAGAGCCAAGAAAAGACGACTGAAGCCGTTCCAGTAGTATCGTTGTCAGGTAGCGGTCCCAGCCGCCTCCTGCGCAGCTACTCCTGCCCTGAAATCCCGTCCCTAGTATTCAGTGACTGTCATTTCCCCCGGTCCCACACGCATGACATCAGCACTACCTCACCCAGCAGAAAGAGCTCACCCGCTCCACTTCCCATCCACCTTCACTCTCCGTCCAAGCGCACTCGCCGGCACACCGTCTGCAGTGTGGAGATTGAGCGCGAAATTGCCCCTTTGTGTCTCCGTAAAGAGGTGTACCCTTCTAGTCGGGGTAGCCCTTTGTGCCCCTTCTCTCCTTATTCTCCCTCCACGTCCCTCACAGCCCTTGCCTCGTGTTTTTTGTCCAGTCCTTTAGCGTTCTTGTCTAAAGGCTCAAGCCAGGGGCGTAGTCATACTAGCGACACCAGCTCTGGCAGTGTTTCAGATGCCTTTAGTTTTGTCGCCTCTtcttcgtcatcatcatcatcaccgtcCTCCTTCAGTCCCCTTTTTTCCTCCACCCTCACGTCCTGTCATGCTTTAACCGGCCCTTCCTCTGTCACTCCCAGCCCTGAGACACCTTCCACCTCTGTGTCATCACTCTGCAG TGCGTTTTCACAAAGCTCTTTGGAAGGAGACAGTCGGCTGCATCAGATGGAGTGTGAGGAGTCGTTAGAGGAAGAGAGATCCAGCTTTGACTGTAAACTCTCTGCAGCCTTCTCGGAGGAGAAAGCACTATCAGACTCTGAAATCAAG ACAGAGATTAAAGACGGTCAGCGTGGAAAGGTGTCCTCGATTCGTATCCGTAAAAAGATTCCAAAGCCTCAGAATAATCTCACCCCTATGGGCCTTCCTAAGGTCATCAG agtaAAGAAGAAGGATTTCAGCTTGGAGGAAATCTACACAAACAAAAACTTCAGCAAACCTCCAGATGG GCGCTTGGAAACCATATTTGAGGTGCCTCTTAACCGGCGTGACGGCTCTCAGGCTGTCGTTGGCCCAAAAAAGGTGAAGCGCTTTGTCGAATTCCCTGAACTGGGTGTTGCCAGGAAGCCCAAGAAACCTCTGGTCGGTGTAATATCTGGGGGCGGAGCCCAGAGGAGCGCTGGGATCTGTAGAACCAGACGAGGTGTCGAGGCCTCTTCCAGAATGGAGGATAGCCTCAACTTGCAGCAGCTGGAGTCCCTCCTTTGCTCCAAACTTGAGGAGTTAGACACCTGGATGGCACTCCAGCAGGTTGCAGGCTGA
- the LOC113047177 gene encoding transmembrane protein 265, which produces MCEVKLNEVKVEENAFLAQPAPGADSHSITCQDISEHTDHRKLAICSIICGISCFGIMSLMYSVKARETKKRLKNEDSPETREMFKKYSEKACKWGIGSIVAWVVLILIFPLLLGFLSYVVTFID; this is translated from the exons ATGTGCGAAGTCAAACTAAACGAAGTGAAAGTTGAGGAGAATGCCTTCCTTGCACAGCCAGCGCCGGGGGCTGACTCGCACAGCATCACCTGTCAGGACATCTCCGAGCACACGGACCATCGGAAACTGGCCATTTGCAGCATCATATGTGGCATCTCCTGCTTCGGAATAATGTCCCTCATGTACTCGGTCAAG gctcgagagacaaaaaaaagacttaaaaatgAAGACAGtccagaaacacgagagatgtTTAAGAAATACTCAGAAAAGGCGTGTAAATGGGGAATCGGCTCCATTGTAGCCTGGGTGGTTTTAATTCTCATCTTTCCATTGCTTCTGGGATTCCTGTCCTATGTTGTAACCTTCATAGACTGA